TGGCAAAACGTATCGGCAATAAAAACCCCCGCATTGCGAGGGTTTTTATTGTCTTAATTGCGAGAGCTGGGTTTGAATCTGCGGCCTTAGAGTCTAATTTTATTATTAAAATCAAATATTTATGAGATAAATAATTACATAGGCCCATAAGTTACAACCATGAACAAATTATGCAAACCGGTTTTATTAACTTACCACTTTTTAAAGTGAAACAATGATTTGCTTAAATGATTTTTTGCAAATTAGAAGCATTTCATATCGAAATATTGACTCTTTGTAATGTTAAATATATTTAACATTGTGGTAAAATTATTTAACACAAAGAATTGGCAATATCCCATGAAGAAAAAAACACTATACTTCAAATTATTATTGGCATTTCTATCAATATTTGGCTAATTCTCGAAATACGGCAACTCTATTCAAATGGTTGGATGGATGGGCCAGCTGCCATCCAAACTTGGGCTGAAACTGTTTTCTGGATCATAGTTATTTCTATCGTGGCCGGCATTGTTTTGGCAGTAGTGGGCACTGTCATCTTCTCAGTAATTGAAAAGATTATCTGTGGCGAAGCTGATTACAATTTTATAATGGATGAACGGGACAAAGCGATTGCATCGACTGGTGATAAAATCACTTTATCATTTATAGGCGCAGGTTTTGTCATACTTATTTTAGGACTCAAATTTGGATATGAAATTATAGACTGCCTTATTTTATTAATGTTTTGCTTTTCATTTGGAGGTCTCCTTGGAGAAATAGCAAAATTAGCACGCTATCGCATGAGCGTGTAAGATGTCCAGCAGACCTGTAATTACAAATAACATCCGACATCTACGCTTTATTTCAGACGAAATGTCCCAAATCACGCTAGCAAGTAAAGTGGGCGTAACCCGTCAGACTATCGCCACGATTGAGAAGGCAAAATATTATCCTACACTTGAGTTGGCTTTCTTAATCGCTCGGGTATTCGATAAAGAAATAAGCGAAGTCTTTCAGTTTGAATTTAACGATTGAAAGATATTTGCCGACTGATTACCTGGTCATCAATTAGGCACCAAAAAGACAGACACAACTTAGAACGCCCGCGTGTGACCAGAGACAATAAATTTCCCAAAAAATAAATTTTAAGAAAAAAGAATGATAAGAACAGTTGGTTGGTTGCGGGAGTAGGATTTGAACCTACGACCTTCAGGTTATGAGCCTGACGAGCTACCGGGCTGCTCCATCCCGCGCCAGGTAATCGCTTCATAAACCTACTGCCAAAGGATCACAAGCCCCGAAGCAAAGAATTTGCAAGAGATTTTGATGAGCCAAGAAGGATAGGTTCAGAACTTTGCGGTTTTTTGTTTCGAGTTCTAGAACAGAGGCTGCATAAGCGTTGGCTTTTCAACAGAGTCC
The sequence above is drawn from the Rhodobacteraceae bacterium IMCC1335 genome and encodes:
- a CDS encoding helix-turn-helix domain-containing protein, translated to MSSRPVITNNIRHLRFISDEMSQITLASKVGVTRQTIATIEKAKYYPTLELAFLIARVFDKEISEVFQFEFND